From a region of the Heliangelus exortis chromosome 19, bHelExo1.hap1, whole genome shotgun sequence genome:
- the NF2 gene encoding merlin isoform X6 has translation MAGAIASRMSFSSLKRKQPKTFTVRIATMDAEMEFSCEVKWKGKDLFDLVCRTLGLRETWFFGLQYTIKDTVAWLKMDKKVLDHDVPTEEPVTFHFLAKFYPENAEEELVQEITQHLFFLQVKKQILDEKIYCPPEASVLLASYAVQAKYGDYDPNVHKRGFLAQEELLPKRVINLYQMTPEMWEERITAWYAEHRGRARDEAEMEYLKIAQDLEMYGVNYFAIRNKKGTELLLGVDALGLHIYDPDNRLTPKISFPWNEIRNISYSDKEFTIKPLDKKIDVFKFNSSKLRVNKLMERQRLAREKQMREEAERTRDELERRLMQLKEEATMANEALMRSEETADLLAEKAQITEEEAKLLAQKAAEAEQEMQRIKATAIRTEEEKRLMEQKVLEAEMLALKMAEESERRAKEADQLKQDLQEARESERRAKQKLLEITKSSYTSMNSSTTALPTDLPSFNLISENLSFDFKDTDMKRLSMEIEKEKVEYMEKSKHLQEQLNELKTEIEALKLKERETALDILHNENSSRGNSKHNTIKKLTLQSTKSRVAFFEEL, from the exons GTGAAGTGGAAAGGGAAGGACCTGTTTGATCTTGTGTGCAGGACCCTGGGACTCAGAGAAACCTGGTTCTTTGGGCTTCAGTACACTATCAAGGATACAGTGGCTTGGCTCAAAATGGACAAGAAG GTTCTGGATCATGATGTTCCAACAGAGGAACCTGTCACCTTCCACTTCCTGGCCAAATTTTATCCTGAGAATGCAGAGGAGGAACTGGTCCAGGAAATCACCCAGCACTTGTTCTTCCTGCAG GTGAAGAAGCAGATTTTGGATGAGAAGATCTACTGTCCTCCTGAAGCTTCTGTCCTGCTGGCCTCTTATGCTGTCCAAGCCAAG TATGGTGACTACGATCCAAATGTCCACAAACGAGGCTTCTTGGCACAAGAGGAGCTGCTCCCAAAACGG GTGATAAACCTGTACCAGATGACTCCAGAGATGTGGGAGGAAAGGATAACAGCCTGGTATGCAGAGCACAGGGGCAGAGCAAG AGATGAAGCTGAAATGGAGTATCTGAAGATAGCTCAGGACCTGGAGATGTACGGAGTCAACTATTTTGCAATCAGG AATAAAAAAGGCACTGAACTGCTCCTTGGAGTTGATGCCTTGGGTCTTCACATTTATGACCCAGACAACAGGTTAACCCCTAAAATCTCCTTCCCATGGAACGAGATCCGGAATATCTCCTACAGTGATAAAGAG tttacAATTAAGCCATTGGACAAAAAGATTGATGTTTTTAAATTCAATTCGTCAAAGCTGCGTGTGAATAAGCTG ATGGAACGGCAGCGCCTGGCCCGAGAGAAGCAAAtgagagaagaggctgagaggacAAGAGATGAACTGGAGAGAAGATTGATGCAGTTAAAGGAAGAAGCAACAATGGCCAACGAGGCTCTG ATGAGGTCTGAAGAGACAGCAGACCTGCTGGCTGAGAAGGCTCAGATCACAGAGGAGGAGGCCAAGCTCCTGgcacagaaagcagctgaggCTGAGCAGGAGATGCAGAGAATCAAAGCCACGGCCATCCggacagaggaggagaagagactGATGGAACAGAAGGTGCTGGAGGCAGAGATGTTGGCACTGAAAATGGCAGAGGAGTCGGAGAGGAG ggCAAAGGAGGCTGATCAGCTGAAACAAGACCTTCAGGAGGCTCGTGAGTCTGAgaggagagcaaagcagaagctTCTGGAGATCACCAAGTCATCCTACACA TCCATGAACTCGAGCACAACAGCACTGCCCACTGACCTGCCAAGCTTCAACCTCATCAGTGAGAACCTGTCCTTTGACTTCAAAGACACAGACATGAAGAGGCTTTCCATGGAAATTGAGAAGGAGAA GGTAGAGTACATGGAGAAGAGCAAAcacctgcaggagcagctgaacGAGCTGAAGACAGAAATTGAGGCACTGAAGCTGAAGGAGAGAGAGACAGCTCTGGATATATTGCACAACGAGAACTCCAGCAGAGGCAACAGCAAGCACAACACTATTAAAAAG CTCACTCTCCAGAGCACCAAGTCCCGCGTGGCATTCTTCGAGGAGCTCTAG
- the NF2 gene encoding merlin isoform X5: MAGAIASRMSFSSLKRKQPKTFTVRIATMDAEMEFSCEVKWKGKDLFDLVCRTLGLRETWFFGLQYTIKDTVAWLKMDKKVLDHDVPTEEPVTFHFLAKFYPENAEEELVQEITQHLFFLQVKKQILDEKIYCPPEASVLLASYAVQAKYGDYDPNVHKRGFLAQEELLPKRVINLYQMTPEMWEERITAWYAEHRGRARDEAEMEYLKIAQDLEMYGVNYFAIRNKKGTELLLGVDALGLHIYDPDNRLTPKISFPWNEIRNISYSDKEFTIKPLDKKIDVFKFNSSKLRVNKLMERQRLAREKQMREEAERTRDELERRLMQLKEEATMANEALMRSEETADLLAEKAQITEEEAKLLAQKAAEAEQEMQRIKATAIRTEEEKRLMEQKVLEAEMLALKMAEESERRAKEADQLKQDLQEARESERRAKQKLLEITKSSYTQSMNSSTTALPTDLPSFNLISENLSFDFKDTDMKRLSMEIEKEKVEYMEKSKHLQEQLNELKTEIEALKLKERETALDILHNENSSRGNSKHNTIKKLTLQSTKSRVAFFEEL; encoded by the exons GTGAAGTGGAAAGGGAAGGACCTGTTTGATCTTGTGTGCAGGACCCTGGGACTCAGAGAAACCTGGTTCTTTGGGCTTCAGTACACTATCAAGGATACAGTGGCTTGGCTCAAAATGGACAAGAAG GTTCTGGATCATGATGTTCCAACAGAGGAACCTGTCACCTTCCACTTCCTGGCCAAATTTTATCCTGAGAATGCAGAGGAGGAACTGGTCCAGGAAATCACCCAGCACTTGTTCTTCCTGCAG GTGAAGAAGCAGATTTTGGATGAGAAGATCTACTGTCCTCCTGAAGCTTCTGTCCTGCTGGCCTCTTATGCTGTCCAAGCCAAG TATGGTGACTACGATCCAAATGTCCACAAACGAGGCTTCTTGGCACAAGAGGAGCTGCTCCCAAAACGG GTGATAAACCTGTACCAGATGACTCCAGAGATGTGGGAGGAAAGGATAACAGCCTGGTATGCAGAGCACAGGGGCAGAGCAAG AGATGAAGCTGAAATGGAGTATCTGAAGATAGCTCAGGACCTGGAGATGTACGGAGTCAACTATTTTGCAATCAGG AATAAAAAAGGCACTGAACTGCTCCTTGGAGTTGATGCCTTGGGTCTTCACATTTATGACCCAGACAACAGGTTAACCCCTAAAATCTCCTTCCCATGGAACGAGATCCGGAATATCTCCTACAGTGATAAAGAG tttacAATTAAGCCATTGGACAAAAAGATTGATGTTTTTAAATTCAATTCGTCAAAGCTGCGTGTGAATAAGCTG ATGGAACGGCAGCGCCTGGCCCGAGAGAAGCAAAtgagagaagaggctgagaggacAAGAGATGAACTGGAGAGAAGATTGATGCAGTTAAAGGAAGAAGCAACAATGGCCAACGAGGCTCTG ATGAGGTCTGAAGAGACAGCAGACCTGCTGGCTGAGAAGGCTCAGATCACAGAGGAGGAGGCCAAGCTCCTGgcacagaaagcagctgaggCTGAGCAGGAGATGCAGAGAATCAAAGCCACGGCCATCCggacagaggaggagaagagactGATGGAACAGAAGGTGCTGGAGGCAGAGATGTTGGCACTGAAAATGGCAGAGGAGTCGGAGAGGAG ggCAAAGGAGGCTGATCAGCTGAAACAAGACCTTCAGGAGGCTCGTGAGTCTGAgaggagagcaaagcagaagctTCTGGAGATCACCAAGTCATCCTACACA caGTCCATGAACTCGAGCACAACAGCACTGCCCACTGACCTGCCAAGCTTCAACCTCATCAGTGAGAACCTGTCCTTTGACTTCAAAGACACAGACATGAAGAGGCTTTCCATGGAAATTGAGAAGGAGAA GGTAGAGTACATGGAGAAGAGCAAAcacctgcaggagcagctgaacGAGCTGAAGACAGAAATTGAGGCACTGAAGCTGAAGGAGAGAGAGACAGCTCTGGATATATTGCACAACGAGAACTCCAGCAGAGGCAACAGCAAGCACAACACTATTAAAAAG CTCACTCTCCAGAGCACCAAGTCCCGCGTGGCATTCTTCGAGGAGCTCTAG
- the NF2 gene encoding merlin isoform X3, translated as MAGAIASRMSFSSLKRKQPKTFTVRIATMDAEMEFSCEVKWKGKDLFDLVCRTLGLRETWFFGLQYTIKDTVAWLKMDKKVLDHDVPTEEPVTFHFLAKFYPENAEEELVQEITQHLFFLQVKKQILDEKIYCPPEASVLLASYAVQAKYGDYDPNVHKRGFLAQEELLPKRVINLYQMTPEMWEERITAWYAEHRGRARDEAEMEYLKIAQDLEMYGVNYFAIRNKKGTELLLGVDALGLHIYDPDNRLTPKISFPWNEIRNISYSDKEFTIKPLDKKIDVFKFNSSKLRVNKLILQLCIGNHDLFMRRRKADSLEVQQMKAQAREEKARKQMERQRLAREKQMREEAERTRDELERRLMQLKEEATMANEALMRSEETADLLAEKAQITEEEAKLLAQKAAEAEQEMQRIKATAIRTEEEKRLMEQKVLEAEMLALKMAEESERRAKEADQLKQDLQEARESERRAKQKLLEITKSSYTQSMNSSTTALPTDLPSFNLISENLSFDFKDTDMKRLSMEIEKEKVEYMEKSKHLQEQLNELKTEIEALKLKERETALDILHNENSSRGNSKHNTIKKPQAQGRRPICI; from the exons GTGAAGTGGAAAGGGAAGGACCTGTTTGATCTTGTGTGCAGGACCCTGGGACTCAGAGAAACCTGGTTCTTTGGGCTTCAGTACACTATCAAGGATACAGTGGCTTGGCTCAAAATGGACAAGAAG GTTCTGGATCATGATGTTCCAACAGAGGAACCTGTCACCTTCCACTTCCTGGCCAAATTTTATCCTGAGAATGCAGAGGAGGAACTGGTCCAGGAAATCACCCAGCACTTGTTCTTCCTGCAG GTGAAGAAGCAGATTTTGGATGAGAAGATCTACTGTCCTCCTGAAGCTTCTGTCCTGCTGGCCTCTTATGCTGTCCAAGCCAAG TATGGTGACTACGATCCAAATGTCCACAAACGAGGCTTCTTGGCACAAGAGGAGCTGCTCCCAAAACGG GTGATAAACCTGTACCAGATGACTCCAGAGATGTGGGAGGAAAGGATAACAGCCTGGTATGCAGAGCACAGGGGCAGAGCAAG AGATGAAGCTGAAATGGAGTATCTGAAGATAGCTCAGGACCTGGAGATGTACGGAGTCAACTATTTTGCAATCAGG AATAAAAAAGGCACTGAACTGCTCCTTGGAGTTGATGCCTTGGGTCTTCACATTTATGACCCAGACAACAGGTTAACCCCTAAAATCTCCTTCCCATGGAACGAGATCCGGAATATCTCCTACAGTGATAAAGAG tttacAATTAAGCCATTGGACAAAAAGATTGATGTTTTTAAATTCAATTCGTCAAAGCTGCGTGTGAATAAGCTG ATCCTTCAGCTGTGTATTGGAAACCACGACCTCTTcatgaggaggaggaaggcagacTCCTTGGAGGTCCAGCAGATGAAGGCACAGGCCAGGGAAGAGAAAGCCAGGAAGCAG ATGGAACGGCAGCGCCTGGCCCGAGAGAAGCAAAtgagagaagaggctgagaggacAAGAGATGAACTGGAGAGAAGATTGATGCAGTTAAAGGAAGAAGCAACAATGGCCAACGAGGCTCTG ATGAGGTCTGAAGAGACAGCAGACCTGCTGGCTGAGAAGGCTCAGATCACAGAGGAGGAGGCCAAGCTCCTGgcacagaaagcagctgaggCTGAGCAGGAGATGCAGAGAATCAAAGCCACGGCCATCCggacagaggaggagaagagactGATGGAACAGAAGGTGCTGGAGGCAGAGATGTTGGCACTGAAAATGGCAGAGGAGTCGGAGAGGAG ggCAAAGGAGGCTGATCAGCTGAAACAAGACCTTCAGGAGGCTCGTGAGTCTGAgaggagagcaaagcagaagctTCTGGAGATCACCAAGTCATCCTACACA caGTCCATGAACTCGAGCACAACAGCACTGCCCACTGACCTGCCAAGCTTCAACCTCATCAGTGAGAACCTGTCCTTTGACTTCAAAGACACAGACATGAAGAGGCTTTCCATGGAAATTGAGAAGGAGAA GGTAGAGTACATGGAGAAGAGCAAAcacctgcaggagcagctgaacGAGCTGAAGACAGAAATTGAGGCACTGAAGCTGAAGGAGAGAGAGACAGCTCTGGATATATTGCACAACGAGAACTCCAGCAGAGGCAACAGCAAGCACAACACTATTAAAAAG CCTCAAGCCCAGGGCAGAAGACCTATCTGCATTTGA
- the NF2 gene encoding merlin isoform X1, with translation MAGAIASRMSFSSLKRKQPKTFTVRIATMDAEMEFSCEVKWKGKDLFDLVCRTLGLRETWFFGLQYTIKDTVAWLKMDKKVLDHDVPTEEPVTFHFLAKFYPENAEEELVQEITQHLFFLQVKKQILDEKIYCPPEASVLLASYAVQAKYGDYDPNVHKRGFLAQEELLPKRVINLYQMTPEMWEERITAWYAEHRGRARDEAEMEYLKIAQDLEMYGVNYFAIRNKKGTELLLGVDALGLHIYDPDNRLTPKISFPWNEIRNISYSDKEFTIKPLDKKIDVFKFNSSKLRVNKLILQLCIGNHDLFMRRRKADSLEVQQMKAQAREEKARKQMERQRLAREKQMREEAERTRDELERRLMQLKEEATMANEALMRSEETADLLAEKAQITEEEAKLLAQKAAEAEQEMQRIKATAIRTEEEKRLMEQKVLEAEMLALKMAEESERRAKEADQLKQDLQEARESERRAKQKLLEITKSSYTQSMNSSTTALPTDLPSFNLISENLSFDFKDTDMKRLSMEIEKEKVEYMEKSKHLQEQLNELKTEIEALKLKERETALDILHNENSSRGNSKHNTIKKLTLQSTKSRVAFFEEL, from the exons GTGAAGTGGAAAGGGAAGGACCTGTTTGATCTTGTGTGCAGGACCCTGGGACTCAGAGAAACCTGGTTCTTTGGGCTTCAGTACACTATCAAGGATACAGTGGCTTGGCTCAAAATGGACAAGAAG GTTCTGGATCATGATGTTCCAACAGAGGAACCTGTCACCTTCCACTTCCTGGCCAAATTTTATCCTGAGAATGCAGAGGAGGAACTGGTCCAGGAAATCACCCAGCACTTGTTCTTCCTGCAG GTGAAGAAGCAGATTTTGGATGAGAAGATCTACTGTCCTCCTGAAGCTTCTGTCCTGCTGGCCTCTTATGCTGTCCAAGCCAAG TATGGTGACTACGATCCAAATGTCCACAAACGAGGCTTCTTGGCACAAGAGGAGCTGCTCCCAAAACGG GTGATAAACCTGTACCAGATGACTCCAGAGATGTGGGAGGAAAGGATAACAGCCTGGTATGCAGAGCACAGGGGCAGAGCAAG AGATGAAGCTGAAATGGAGTATCTGAAGATAGCTCAGGACCTGGAGATGTACGGAGTCAACTATTTTGCAATCAGG AATAAAAAAGGCACTGAACTGCTCCTTGGAGTTGATGCCTTGGGTCTTCACATTTATGACCCAGACAACAGGTTAACCCCTAAAATCTCCTTCCCATGGAACGAGATCCGGAATATCTCCTACAGTGATAAAGAG tttacAATTAAGCCATTGGACAAAAAGATTGATGTTTTTAAATTCAATTCGTCAAAGCTGCGTGTGAATAAGCTG ATCCTTCAGCTGTGTATTGGAAACCACGACCTCTTcatgaggaggaggaaggcagacTCCTTGGAGGTCCAGCAGATGAAGGCACAGGCCAGGGAAGAGAAAGCCAGGAAGCAG ATGGAACGGCAGCGCCTGGCCCGAGAGAAGCAAAtgagagaagaggctgagaggacAAGAGATGAACTGGAGAGAAGATTGATGCAGTTAAAGGAAGAAGCAACAATGGCCAACGAGGCTCTG ATGAGGTCTGAAGAGACAGCAGACCTGCTGGCTGAGAAGGCTCAGATCACAGAGGAGGAGGCCAAGCTCCTGgcacagaaagcagctgaggCTGAGCAGGAGATGCAGAGAATCAAAGCCACGGCCATCCggacagaggaggagaagagactGATGGAACAGAAGGTGCTGGAGGCAGAGATGTTGGCACTGAAAATGGCAGAGGAGTCGGAGAGGAG ggCAAAGGAGGCTGATCAGCTGAAACAAGACCTTCAGGAGGCTCGTGAGTCTGAgaggagagcaaagcagaagctTCTGGAGATCACCAAGTCATCCTACACA caGTCCATGAACTCGAGCACAACAGCACTGCCCACTGACCTGCCAAGCTTCAACCTCATCAGTGAGAACCTGTCCTTTGACTTCAAAGACACAGACATGAAGAGGCTTTCCATGGAAATTGAGAAGGAGAA GGTAGAGTACATGGAGAAGAGCAAAcacctgcaggagcagctgaacGAGCTGAAGACAGAAATTGAGGCACTGAAGCTGAAGGAGAGAGAGACAGCTCTGGATATATTGCACAACGAGAACTCCAGCAGAGGCAACAGCAAGCACAACACTATTAAAAAG CTCACTCTCCAGAGCACCAAGTCCCGCGTGGCATTCTTCGAGGAGCTCTAG
- the NF2 gene encoding merlin isoform X4, translating into MAGAIASRMSFSSLKRKQPKTFTVRIATMDAEMEFSCEVKWKGKDLFDLVCRTLGLRETWFFGLQYTIKDTVAWLKMDKKVLDHDVPTEEPVTFHFLAKFYPENAEEELVQEITQHLFFLQVKKQILDEKIYCPPEASVLLASYAVQAKYGDYDPNVHKRGFLAQEELLPKRVINLYQMTPEMWEERITAWYAEHRGRARDEAEMEYLKIAQDLEMYGVNYFAIRNKKGTELLLGVDALGLHIYDPDNRLTPKISFPWNEIRNISYSDKEFTIKPLDKKIDVFKFNSSKLRVNKLILQLCIGNHDLFMRRRKADSLEVQQMKAQAREEKARKQMERQRLAREKQMREEAERTRDELERRLMQLKEEATMANEALMRSEETADLLAEKAQITEEEAKLLAQKAAEAEQEMQRIKATAIRTEEEKRLMEQKVLEAEMLALKMAEESERRAKEADQLKQDLQEARESERRAKQKLLEITKSSYTSMNSSTTALPTDLPSFNLISENLSFDFKDTDMKRLSMEIEKEKVEYMEKSKHLQEQLNELKTEIEALKLKERETALDILHNENSSRGNSKHNTIKKPQAQGRRPICI; encoded by the exons GTGAAGTGGAAAGGGAAGGACCTGTTTGATCTTGTGTGCAGGACCCTGGGACTCAGAGAAACCTGGTTCTTTGGGCTTCAGTACACTATCAAGGATACAGTGGCTTGGCTCAAAATGGACAAGAAG GTTCTGGATCATGATGTTCCAACAGAGGAACCTGTCACCTTCCACTTCCTGGCCAAATTTTATCCTGAGAATGCAGAGGAGGAACTGGTCCAGGAAATCACCCAGCACTTGTTCTTCCTGCAG GTGAAGAAGCAGATTTTGGATGAGAAGATCTACTGTCCTCCTGAAGCTTCTGTCCTGCTGGCCTCTTATGCTGTCCAAGCCAAG TATGGTGACTACGATCCAAATGTCCACAAACGAGGCTTCTTGGCACAAGAGGAGCTGCTCCCAAAACGG GTGATAAACCTGTACCAGATGACTCCAGAGATGTGGGAGGAAAGGATAACAGCCTGGTATGCAGAGCACAGGGGCAGAGCAAG AGATGAAGCTGAAATGGAGTATCTGAAGATAGCTCAGGACCTGGAGATGTACGGAGTCAACTATTTTGCAATCAGG AATAAAAAAGGCACTGAACTGCTCCTTGGAGTTGATGCCTTGGGTCTTCACATTTATGACCCAGACAACAGGTTAACCCCTAAAATCTCCTTCCCATGGAACGAGATCCGGAATATCTCCTACAGTGATAAAGAG tttacAATTAAGCCATTGGACAAAAAGATTGATGTTTTTAAATTCAATTCGTCAAAGCTGCGTGTGAATAAGCTG ATCCTTCAGCTGTGTATTGGAAACCACGACCTCTTcatgaggaggaggaaggcagacTCCTTGGAGGTCCAGCAGATGAAGGCACAGGCCAGGGAAGAGAAAGCCAGGAAGCAG ATGGAACGGCAGCGCCTGGCCCGAGAGAAGCAAAtgagagaagaggctgagaggacAAGAGATGAACTGGAGAGAAGATTGATGCAGTTAAAGGAAGAAGCAACAATGGCCAACGAGGCTCTG ATGAGGTCTGAAGAGACAGCAGACCTGCTGGCTGAGAAGGCTCAGATCACAGAGGAGGAGGCCAAGCTCCTGgcacagaaagcagctgaggCTGAGCAGGAGATGCAGAGAATCAAAGCCACGGCCATCCggacagaggaggagaagagactGATGGAACAGAAGGTGCTGGAGGCAGAGATGTTGGCACTGAAAATGGCAGAGGAGTCGGAGAGGAG ggCAAAGGAGGCTGATCAGCTGAAACAAGACCTTCAGGAGGCTCGTGAGTCTGAgaggagagcaaagcagaagctTCTGGAGATCACCAAGTCATCCTACACA TCCATGAACTCGAGCACAACAGCACTGCCCACTGACCTGCCAAGCTTCAACCTCATCAGTGAGAACCTGTCCTTTGACTTCAAAGACACAGACATGAAGAGGCTTTCCATGGAAATTGAGAAGGAGAA GGTAGAGTACATGGAGAAGAGCAAAcacctgcaggagcagctgaacGAGCTGAAGACAGAAATTGAGGCACTGAAGCTGAAGGAGAGAGAGACAGCTCTGGATATATTGCACAACGAGAACTCCAGCAGAGGCAACAGCAAGCACAACACTATTAAAAAG CCTCAAGCCCAGGGCAGAAGACCTATCTGCATTTGA
- the NF2 gene encoding merlin isoform X2, whose translation MAGAIASRMSFSSLKRKQPKTFTVRIATMDAEMEFSCEVKWKGKDLFDLVCRTLGLRETWFFGLQYTIKDTVAWLKMDKKVLDHDVPTEEPVTFHFLAKFYPENAEEELVQEITQHLFFLQVKKQILDEKIYCPPEASVLLASYAVQAKYGDYDPNVHKRGFLAQEELLPKRVINLYQMTPEMWEERITAWYAEHRGRARDEAEMEYLKIAQDLEMYGVNYFAIRNKKGTELLLGVDALGLHIYDPDNRLTPKISFPWNEIRNISYSDKEFTIKPLDKKIDVFKFNSSKLRVNKLILQLCIGNHDLFMRRRKADSLEVQQMKAQAREEKARKQMERQRLAREKQMREEAERTRDELERRLMQLKEEATMANEALMRSEETADLLAEKAQITEEEAKLLAQKAAEAEQEMQRIKATAIRTEEEKRLMEQKVLEAEMLALKMAEESERRAKEADQLKQDLQEARESERRAKQKLLEITKSSYTSMNSSTTALPTDLPSFNLISENLSFDFKDTDMKRLSMEIEKEKVEYMEKSKHLQEQLNELKTEIEALKLKERETALDILHNENSSRGNSKHNTIKKLTLQSTKSRVAFFEEL comes from the exons GTGAAGTGGAAAGGGAAGGACCTGTTTGATCTTGTGTGCAGGACCCTGGGACTCAGAGAAACCTGGTTCTTTGGGCTTCAGTACACTATCAAGGATACAGTGGCTTGGCTCAAAATGGACAAGAAG GTTCTGGATCATGATGTTCCAACAGAGGAACCTGTCACCTTCCACTTCCTGGCCAAATTTTATCCTGAGAATGCAGAGGAGGAACTGGTCCAGGAAATCACCCAGCACTTGTTCTTCCTGCAG GTGAAGAAGCAGATTTTGGATGAGAAGATCTACTGTCCTCCTGAAGCTTCTGTCCTGCTGGCCTCTTATGCTGTCCAAGCCAAG TATGGTGACTACGATCCAAATGTCCACAAACGAGGCTTCTTGGCACAAGAGGAGCTGCTCCCAAAACGG GTGATAAACCTGTACCAGATGACTCCAGAGATGTGGGAGGAAAGGATAACAGCCTGGTATGCAGAGCACAGGGGCAGAGCAAG AGATGAAGCTGAAATGGAGTATCTGAAGATAGCTCAGGACCTGGAGATGTACGGAGTCAACTATTTTGCAATCAGG AATAAAAAAGGCACTGAACTGCTCCTTGGAGTTGATGCCTTGGGTCTTCACATTTATGACCCAGACAACAGGTTAACCCCTAAAATCTCCTTCCCATGGAACGAGATCCGGAATATCTCCTACAGTGATAAAGAG tttacAATTAAGCCATTGGACAAAAAGATTGATGTTTTTAAATTCAATTCGTCAAAGCTGCGTGTGAATAAGCTG ATCCTTCAGCTGTGTATTGGAAACCACGACCTCTTcatgaggaggaggaaggcagacTCCTTGGAGGTCCAGCAGATGAAGGCACAGGCCAGGGAAGAGAAAGCCAGGAAGCAG ATGGAACGGCAGCGCCTGGCCCGAGAGAAGCAAAtgagagaagaggctgagaggacAAGAGATGAACTGGAGAGAAGATTGATGCAGTTAAAGGAAGAAGCAACAATGGCCAACGAGGCTCTG ATGAGGTCTGAAGAGACAGCAGACCTGCTGGCTGAGAAGGCTCAGATCACAGAGGAGGAGGCCAAGCTCCTGgcacagaaagcagctgaggCTGAGCAGGAGATGCAGAGAATCAAAGCCACGGCCATCCggacagaggaggagaagagactGATGGAACAGAAGGTGCTGGAGGCAGAGATGTTGGCACTGAAAATGGCAGAGGAGTCGGAGAGGAG ggCAAAGGAGGCTGATCAGCTGAAACAAGACCTTCAGGAGGCTCGTGAGTCTGAgaggagagcaaagcagaagctTCTGGAGATCACCAAGTCATCCTACACA TCCATGAACTCGAGCACAACAGCACTGCCCACTGACCTGCCAAGCTTCAACCTCATCAGTGAGAACCTGTCCTTTGACTTCAAAGACACAGACATGAAGAGGCTTTCCATGGAAATTGAGAAGGAGAA GGTAGAGTACATGGAGAAGAGCAAAcacctgcaggagcagctgaacGAGCTGAAGACAGAAATTGAGGCACTGAAGCTGAAGGAGAGAGAGACAGCTCTGGATATATTGCACAACGAGAACTCCAGCAGAGGCAACAGCAAGCACAACACTATTAAAAAG CTCACTCTCCAGAGCACCAAGTCCCGCGTGGCATTCTTCGAGGAGCTCTAG